Proteins encoded by one window of Nocardia goodfellowii:
- a CDS encoding SMP-30/gluconolactonase/LRE family protein produces MNLLRPLVTTTAVALLAACGTDTATPSTTPRISTAYDLPGDRAYPEGIAADARTGATYVGSYSTGAIYRAEPGATEAEVFLPAGTDGRGTANGLKVDQAGRLWVTDSTKGVSVYDTATRALLATFTVPGPGPRFVNDLAITPDGTAYLTDSVRAVVYRVTPDQVARGGNAELAPAFDLSATIAPRADGFSLNGIVADPTGTYLLVVDMPTGDLYRITTTPNSSTTIHKVALRGGDVRNGDGLDLTGTTLRVVHNRTNTLTRWTLSDDYATATRAAVFTDESLAIPTTMVYVGGKALIAASQFDKGGPMGPGTPGPFKVLAVDGI; encoded by the coding sequence ATGAACCTGCTGCGTCCGCTCGTCACCACCACCGCCGTCGCACTGCTCGCCGCTTGCGGGACCGATACGGCGACCCCGAGCACAACACCCCGCATCAGCACCGCGTACGACCTCCCCGGCGACCGCGCCTACCCGGAAGGCATCGCCGCCGATGCCCGCACCGGCGCCACCTATGTCGGCTCCTACAGCACCGGCGCGATCTACCGCGCCGAGCCGGGCGCCACCGAAGCCGAGGTCTTCCTGCCCGCGGGCACCGACGGCCGCGGCACCGCCAACGGCCTGAAAGTCGATCAGGCCGGCCGGCTCTGGGTCACCGACTCCACCAAGGGAGTCTCGGTGTACGACACCGCAACCCGCGCCCTGCTCGCCACGTTCACCGTTCCCGGCCCCGGCCCGCGCTTCGTCAACGACCTGGCCATCACCCCCGACGGCACCGCGTACCTCACCGATTCCGTGCGCGCCGTCGTCTACCGTGTCACCCCGGACCAGGTCGCGCGGGGCGGAAACGCCGAGCTGGCACCGGCTTTCGACCTGAGCGCGACGATAGCCCCGCGCGCAGACGGCTTCAGCCTCAACGGCATCGTCGCCGATCCCACCGGCACCTACCTGCTGGTCGTCGACATGCCCACCGGTGACCTCTACCGGATCACCACCACCCCGAATTCATCCACAACCATCCATAAGGTCGCTTTGCGCGGCGGGGACGTGCGGAACGGCGACGGACTCGACCTCACCGGCACGACCTTGCGAGTCGTCCACAACCGGACCAACACACTCACCCGCTGGACGCTGTCCGACGACTACGCGACAGCCACCCGCGCGGCCGTCTTCACCGACGAATCCCTCGCCATCCCCACGACCATGGTGTACGTCGGCGGCAAAGCACTGATCGCCGCCTCCCAATTCGACAAGGGCGGCCCGATGGGTCCGGGCACGCCGGGGCCGTTCAAAGTGCTTGCCGTCGACGGCATCTGA
- a CDS encoding MarR family winged helix-turn-helix transcriptional regulator, whose amino-acid sequence MTSMPAAERIGSYLKRAEQAMAAAKTAALKPAGLTVPQYAALLYLDENPGISAAALARLCGVTPPTMNTVLGNLRERGLIERTPHAWHKNVLETRLTDKGAAVMRDADQRAIHVERTAAAEFSAAELKSLRSLLIRCADRFDSIRPE is encoded by the coding sequence ATGACGTCGATGCCCGCTGCCGAACGCATCGGTTCCTATCTGAAGCGCGCCGAGCAGGCCATGGCCGCGGCGAAAACGGCGGCCCTGAAGCCCGCGGGCCTCACCGTCCCGCAATACGCCGCCCTGCTGTACCTGGACGAGAATCCGGGCATCTCGGCGGCGGCGCTGGCCCGGCTGTGCGGCGTCACGCCGCCCACGATGAACACCGTCCTCGGGAACCTGCGGGAGCGCGGGCTGATCGAGCGCACGCCGCACGCCTGGCACAAGAACGTGCTGGAGACCCGCCTCACCGACAAGGGCGCCGCGGTCATGCGGGACGCCGACCAGCGCGCGATCCACGTGGAGCGCACGGCGGCGGCGGAATTCAGCGCGGCGGAGCTGAAGTCACTGCGCAGCCTGCTGATCCGCTGCGCTGATCGATTCGACTCGATTCGCCCGGAGTGA
- a CDS encoding AMIN-like domain-containing (lipo)protein — MRRIFSLFVVLSALATLATLVVTAAPAGSTPSYCGLVWGSLDESNPTGSTAPLTNIRSGRHQCFDRLVVDLSGPASGYHVGYVDRVTMDGSGAPVPLRGGAFLRVGVYAPAYDAAGNSTYHPANRSELTDVTGYSTFRQVAWAGSFEGQTTVGLGVRARLPFRVFTLDGPGDGSRVVLDVAHYW, encoded by the coding sequence ATGCGTCGCATATTTTCCCTCTTTGTCGTGCTGTCCGCGCTCGCGACGCTGGCGACCCTGGTCGTCACCGCGGCCCCGGCCGGCTCGACTCCCTCCTATTGCGGCCTGGTCTGGGGCTCGCTGGACGAATCGAATCCGACCGGTTCGACCGCCCCGCTGACGAATATCCGCTCCGGCCGCCACCAATGCTTCGATCGCCTGGTCGTCGACCTCTCGGGCCCGGCCTCGGGATATCACGTCGGCTATGTCGACCGGGTGACCATGGACGGTTCCGGGGCCCCGGTCCCGTTGCGCGGCGGCGCTTTCCTGCGGGTCGGCGTCTACGCGCCCGCCTACGACGCCGCGGGAAACAGCACCTATCACCCGGCGAACCGCTCGGAACTGACCGATGTCACCGGATACAGCACCTTCCGCCAGGTCGCGTGGGCCGGCTCCTTCGAGGGACAGACCACGGTCGGACTGGGTGTGCGCGCCCGGTTGCCGTTCCGCGTGTTCACCCTGGACGGGCCCGGCGACGGCTCCCGCGTGGTGCTCGATGTGGCGCACTATTGGTGA
- a CDS encoding ZIP family metal transporter — protein sequence MLKALLYGLGTAVPLLAGAAIGLRWTLPKQVLASLMAFGAGTMIAAASSELFEPAFHTAGVWIAGAALFAGAGIYVVANHFIEAKLGAGAIGWALMLGTILDGVPENTALGVSLTSAGGLVLLVAVAVGNIPEAISGATLMRDKHNFSPARAFWLWAATGAMLVLVTVVGYTLSDNLSPTHVSAVQAFAGGATIAVLADSLMPEAYREGGWWVGMATAAGFLVAFVLAG from the coding sequence ATGCTCAAAGCGCTGCTCTATGGACTGGGGACCGCGGTGCCGCTGCTGGCCGGGGCCGCGATCGGGTTGCGATGGACGTTGCCGAAGCAGGTGCTGGCATCGCTGATGGCGTTCGGTGCGGGCACCATGATCGCGGCGGCGTCCTCGGAATTGTTCGAGCCCGCGTTTCATACGGCCGGGGTGTGGATCGCCGGCGCGGCCCTGTTCGCGGGGGCCGGGATCTACGTGGTGGCCAACCATTTCATCGAGGCGAAGCTCGGCGCGGGGGCGATCGGGTGGGCGCTGATGCTCGGCACCATCCTCGACGGTGTCCCCGAGAACACCGCCCTGGGCGTCTCGCTCACCTCCGCCGGCGGGTTGGTCCTGCTCGTCGCCGTCGCGGTCGGCAATATCCCCGAAGCCATCAGCGGCGCGACCCTCATGCGCGACAAACACAACTTCTCTCCCGCCCGCGCCTTTTGGCTCTGGGCCGCGACGGGCGCGATGCTCGTGCTGGTCACCGTGGTCGGATACACCCTGTCCGACAATCTCTCGCCTACGCACGTCAGCGCCGTTCAGGCCTTCGCCGGCGGCGCCACCATCGCCGTCCTCGCCGACTCGCTCATGCCCGAGGCCTATCGCGAGGGCGGCTGGTGGGTCGGAATGGCCACCGCCGCAGGCTTTCTCGTGGCCTTCGTGCTCGCGGGGTGA
- a CDS encoding Rpn family recombination-promoting nuclease/putative transposase has product MAVTTSNPHDAYVRQLLGQPADAAAHLRTVLPEEVVARVDWTRLEPMSCSFVSEELRSSYDDLVFRTRCGADEAFGYLLIEQRNCSDRLMPLRMLDSIIGVWNHYRVQNPDARTLPVVFPVVVRNDLHGSAWAAPTELAELYDVSPAMLETLGPLLPRFKCPTRRRRHHLPRGPAGAPTDFGRRRPQSIDPQELGPASRLFTSARNRS; this is encoded by the coding sequence ATGGCAGTCACGACTTCGAACCCACATGACGCTTACGTCCGCCAACTGCTCGGACAACCCGCTGACGCAGCAGCACACCTGCGCACTGTGCTACCCGAAGAAGTTGTGGCGCGGGTAGATTGGACTCGGCTGGAACCGATGTCGTGCAGCTTCGTCAGCGAGGAGTTGCGCTCGAGCTACGACGATCTCGTTTTCCGAACCCGCTGCGGCGCAGACGAGGCGTTCGGCTACCTGTTGATCGAGCAGCGCAATTGTTCGGACCGATTGATGCCGCTGCGCATGCTCGACTCGATCATCGGAGTCTGGAACCACTACCGAGTCCAAAACCCTGATGCCCGAACACTTCCCGTGGTCTTTCCGGTGGTAGTGCGCAACGATCTCCACGGCTCGGCCTGGGCAGCGCCTACCGAACTCGCCGAACTGTACGACGTCAGCCCCGCCATGCTCGAAACACTGGGCCCGCTCCTCCCCCGCTTCAAATGCCCTACTCGACGACGTCGCCACCATCTACCTCGCGGCCCTGCAGGCGCCCCAACCGATTTCGGCCGAAGGAGACCGCAATCCATCGATCCTCAGGAACTAGGGCCAGCAAGCCGGTTGTTCACGTCAGCAAGGAATCGCTCATGA
- the groL gene encoding chaperonin GroEL (60 kDa chaperone family; promotes refolding of misfolded polypeptides especially under stressful conditions; forms two stacked rings of heptamers to form a barrel-shaped 14mer; ends can be capped by GroES; misfolded proteins enter the barrel where they are refolded when GroES binds): MAKTIAYDEEARRGLERGLNALADAVKVTLGPKGRNVVLEKKWGAPTITNDGVSIAKEIDLEDPYEKIGAELVKEVAKKTDDVAGDGTTTATVLAQALVREGLRNVAAGANPLGLKRGIEKAVEAVTAKLLDTAKEVETKEQIAATAGISAGDPSIGELIAEAMDKVGKEGVITVEESNTFGLQLELTEGMRFDKGYISGYFVTDPERQEAVLEDPYILLVGSKISTVKDLLPLLEKVIQAGKPLLIIAEDVEGEALSTLVVNKIRGTFKSVAVKAPGFGDRRKAQLADIAILTGGEVISEEVGLSLETAGIELLGQARKVVISKDETTIVEGAGDAEAIKGRVAQIRTEIENSDSDYDREKLQERLAKLAGGVAVIKAGAATEVELKERKHRIEDAVRNAKAAVEEGIVAGGGVALLQSAPALDELKLTGDEATGANIVRVALSAPLKQIAFNAGLEPGVVAEKVSNLPAGHGLNADSGEYEDLLAAGVADPVKVTRSALQNAASIAALFLTTEAVVADKPEKAAAPAGDPTGGMGGMDF, encoded by the coding sequence ATGGCCAAGACAATTGCGTACGACGAAGAGGCCCGTCGGGGTCTCGAGCGCGGTCTGAACGCCCTCGCTGACGCGGTCAAGGTGACGCTGGGCCCCAAGGGTCGCAACGTCGTCCTGGAGAAGAAGTGGGGCGCCCCCACGATCACCAACGATGGTGTTTCCATCGCCAAGGAGATCGACCTGGAGGACCCGTACGAGAAGATCGGCGCCGAGCTGGTCAAGGAAGTCGCCAAGAAGACCGACGACGTCGCGGGCGACGGCACCACCACCGCTACCGTTCTGGCCCAGGCGCTGGTGCGCGAAGGCCTGCGCAATGTCGCGGCCGGCGCGAACCCGCTGGGTCTCAAGCGCGGCATCGAGAAGGCCGTCGAGGCCGTCACCGCCAAGCTGCTCGACACCGCCAAGGAGGTCGAGACCAAGGAGCAGATCGCCGCTACCGCCGGTATCTCGGCCGGCGACCCGTCCATCGGTGAGCTCATCGCCGAGGCCATGGACAAGGTCGGCAAGGAAGGTGTCATCACCGTCGAGGAGAGCAACACCTTCGGTCTCCAGCTGGAGCTCACCGAGGGCATGCGCTTCGACAAGGGCTACATCTCCGGTTACTTCGTGACCGACCCCGAGCGTCAGGAAGCGGTCCTCGAGGATCCGTACATCCTGCTCGTCGGCTCGAAGATCTCGACCGTCAAGGATCTCCTGCCGCTGCTCGAAAAGGTCATCCAGGCCGGCAAGCCGCTGCTGATCATCGCCGAGGACGTCGAGGGCGAAGCCCTGTCCACCCTGGTGGTCAACAAGATCCGCGGCACCTTCAAGTCCGTCGCCGTGAAGGCCCCGGGCTTCGGTGACCGTCGCAAGGCTCAGCTCGCCGATATCGCCATCCTCACCGGTGGCGAGGTCATCAGCGAAGAGGTCGGCCTCTCCCTGGAGACCGCCGGCATCGAGCTGCTCGGCCAGGCGCGCAAGGTCGTCATCTCCAAGGACGAGACCACCATCGTCGAGGGCGCGGGCGACGCGGAGGCCATCAAGGGCCGCGTGGCGCAGATCCGCACCGAGATCGAGAACTCGGACTCCGACTACGACCGGGAGAAGCTGCAGGAGCGTCTGGCCAAGCTGGCCGGCGGTGTTGCGGTCATCAAGGCCGGCGCGGCGACCGAGGTCGAGCTCAAGGAGCGCAAGCACCGCATCGAAGATGCCGTGCGCAACGCCAAGGCTGCCGTCGAAGAGGGCATCGTCGCCGGTGGCGGCGTGGCTCTGCTGCAGTCGGCTCCGGCCCTGGACGAGCTGAAGCTCACCGGTGACGAAGCCACCGGCGCCAACATCGTGCGTGTCGCGCTGTCGGCTCCGCTGAAGCAGATCGCCTTCAACGCCGGCCTCGAGCCCGGCGTCGTCGCGGAGAAGGTGTCCAACCTTCCCGCGGGCCACGGCCTGAACGCCGACTCGGGCGAGTACGAGGACCTGCTGGCCGCCGGCGTTGCCGACCCGGTCAAGGTCACCCGTTCCGCCCTGCAGAACGCCGCCTCCATCGCGGCGCTCTTCCTCACCACCGAGGCTGTCGTCGCCGACAAGCCGGAGAAGGCCGCCGCTCCCGCCGGCGACCCGACCGGTGGCATGGGCGGCATGGACTTCTGA
- a CDS encoding alpha/beta hydrolase family protein: METVPIQVPDGSTIPVRLFPAQGSHKHPVTPDAPRPVVVLIPGLGVPGGYYEYFAGRLADRGFDVAIGEIRGNGDSRPKPGASSTYGYHELVSVDFPAIFEVVRNRFPSSTPYLLGHSMGGQFAVLYAARIRGRLGGLVLVASGTPYHRAYPGVFGPGILVGTAAAALTAGVAGFWPGDRITVGGFGRQSKVLIADWARLARTGRFRPVGADIDYEERIGRLKLPVLSITMAGDDLTPPGSAEHLLSKMPDAEVTEWHQPESLGHNGWITDPASTLDRIEKWLRDR; this comes from the coding sequence ATGGAAACGGTTCCCATTCAGGTTCCGGACGGCAGCACCATTCCGGTGCGGTTGTTCCCGGCTCAGGGCTCGCACAAGCATCCGGTGACTCCGGACGCGCCCCGTCCCGTGGTGGTGCTCATACCCGGATTGGGCGTCCCGGGTGGGTATTACGAGTACTTCGCGGGCCGGCTGGCCGACCGCGGCTTCGACGTCGCGATCGGCGAAATCCGCGGCAACGGCGACAGTCGGCCCAAGCCGGGCGCGTCCAGCACCTACGGCTACCACGAACTGGTGTCGGTAGATTTCCCGGCCATCTTCGAGGTGGTGCGCAACCGGTTCCCCTCCAGTACGCCATATCTGCTCGGGCACAGCATGGGTGGCCAGTTCGCGGTGCTGTACGCCGCACGCATCCGCGGCCGTCTCGGCGGGCTCGTGCTCGTCGCGTCCGGAACTCCGTACCACCGGGCCTATCCGGGTGTCTTCGGTCCGGGCATCCTGGTCGGCACGGCCGCGGCCGCGCTGACCGCCGGCGTCGCCGGCTTCTGGCCCGGTGACCGAATCACGGTGGGCGGCTTCGGCCGTCAGTCCAAAGTGCTGATCGCGGACTGGGCGCGGCTGGCTCGCACCGGCCGGTTCCGCCCGGTCGGCGCCGATATCGATTACGAGGAGCGCATCGGCCGGCTGAAACTGCCGGTGCTGTCGATCACGATGGCCGGGGACGACCTCACCCCGCCCGGCTCCGCCGAACATCTGCTGTCGAAAATGCCGGACGCCGAGGTGACCGAATGGCATCAGCCGGAAAGTCTCGGTCACAACGGCTGGATCACCGATCCCGCGAGCACCCTCGACCGGATCGAGAAGTGGCTGCGGGACCGGTAG
- a CDS encoding prolyl oligopeptidase family serine peptidase: MSDPYLWLEEVTDERALDWARAHNDVVVGRFASSERFSGLERRILDMLDDDTKVAYPGRRGKWLYNFWRDAEHPRGLWRRTTFEEYAKESPAWDVLIDVDALAAAEEENWVWGGAGVLRPAQSRALISLSRGGADAKVVREFDLDTRQFVEPAAGGFFLPEAKSRISWIDIDSVYVGTDFGPGSLTDSGYPRIAKRWRRGTELSAAETVFEGEPGDVSVSAGYDRTPGYERHYIGRATDFFNEEVYLLENDGTLRHLDVPTDASESWYKDWLTIRLKSAWEVGGTTYPAGALLAIDFEKFLSGAREFEVLFTPDAHTALHGYGWTENHLILSTLEDVQTKLYVLTPPGMADGGAGGVGEHGPDGWARRPLADAPPMATTSVVNLDPLEGGDEFMLMTSGFTTPSTLLASSVGGETTQLKQETEYFDAEGIVTEQFFARSDDGTMVPYFVLRHRDRMDVPGPTVMSGYGGFEVSRTPAYSGASGMGWLERGGTWVMTNIRGGGEYGPEWHTQVQKANRYKAFEDFAAIARDLVVRGITTADRLGAVGGSNGGLLMGVMLTRYPELFGAIVCQVPLLDMKRYHLLLAGASWIAEYGDPDKPEEWEYISEYSPYQVAMAAGAAPSAPEYPPILLTTSTRDDRVHPGHARKMAALLAEQGRTVWYHENIEGGHGGAADNKQSAFQAALIYEFFIQMLFEDNKSR, from the coding sequence ATGAGCGATCCTTACCTCTGGCTCGAAGAGGTGACCGACGAGCGTGCCTTGGACTGGGCCCGCGCCCATAACGACGTAGTCGTGGGGCGTTTCGCGTCCTCCGAGCGGTTCAGTGGGCTCGAGCGCCGCATCCTGGACATGCTCGACGACGACACCAAAGTCGCCTATCCGGGCCGCCGGGGCAAGTGGCTGTACAACTTCTGGCGGGACGCCGAGCATCCGCGTGGCCTGTGGCGGCGTACCACCTTCGAGGAGTACGCCAAGGAGTCCCCGGCCTGGGATGTGCTCATCGACGTGGACGCGCTGGCGGCCGCCGAGGAGGAGAACTGGGTGTGGGGCGGCGCGGGTGTCCTGCGGCCGGCGCAGAGCCGCGCGCTGATCAGCCTGTCGCGCGGTGGCGCCGACGCCAAGGTGGTGCGCGAGTTCGATCTCGACACCAGGCAATTCGTCGAACCGGCGGCCGGCGGGTTCTTTCTGCCCGAAGCCAAGTCCCGGATCAGCTGGATCGACATCGATTCGGTCTATGTGGGCACCGACTTCGGACCGGGTTCACTCACCGATTCCGGCTATCCGCGGATCGCCAAGCGCTGGCGGCGGGGCACCGAATTATCCGCCGCCGAAACCGTTTTCGAGGGCGAGCCGGGCGACGTCTCGGTATCGGCGGGTTACGACCGCACTCCCGGATACGAGCGCCACTACATCGGCCGGGCCACGGATTTCTTCAACGAAGAGGTCTACCTGCTGGAGAACGACGGCACGCTCCGGCACCTGGACGTGCCCACCGACGCCAGCGAGTCCTGGTACAAGGATTGGCTGACCATCCGGTTGAAGTCGGCGTGGGAGGTGGGCGGCACGACCTATCCGGCGGGCGCGCTGCTGGCCATCGACTTCGAGAAGTTCCTCTCCGGCGCAAGGGAATTCGAGGTGCTGTTCACCCCGGACGCGCACACCGCGCTGCACGGGTACGGCTGGACCGAGAACCACCTGATCCTGAGCACCCTGGAGGATGTGCAGACCAAGCTCTACGTCCTCACGCCGCCGGGGATGGCAGACGGCGGAGCCGGCGGGGTGGGTGAGCACGGCCCCGACGGCTGGGCGCGCCGGCCGTTGGCGGATGCGCCGCCGATGGCCACCACCAGCGTGGTGAATCTGGACCCGCTCGAGGGCGGCGACGAATTCATGCTGATGACAAGCGGTTTCACCACCCCGTCGACGCTGCTGGCCAGCTCGGTCGGCGGCGAGACCACCCAGTTGAAGCAGGAAACCGAATACTTCGACGCCGAGGGCATCGTGACCGAGCAGTTCTTCGCCCGGTCCGACGACGGAACGATGGTGCCGTACTTCGTCCTCCGGCATCGCGACCGCATGGACGTCCCGGGCCCGACGGTGATGTCCGGCTACGGCGGGTTCGAGGTCTCCCGCACCCCCGCCTACAGCGGCGCGTCCGGGATGGGCTGGCTGGAACGCGGCGGCACCTGGGTGATGACGAATATTCGCGGCGGCGGCGAATACGGCCCCGAATGGCACACCCAGGTACAGAAGGCCAACCGGTACAAGGCCTTTGAGGATTTCGCGGCGATCGCCCGGGACCTGGTCGTGCGCGGCATCACCACCGCCGACCGGCTCGGCGCGGTCGGCGGCAGCAACGGCGGCCTGCTGATGGGCGTCATGCTGACCCGATACCCGGAGCTGTTCGGCGCCATCGTGTGCCAGGTACCGCTGCTGGACATGAAGCGCTACCACCTGCTGCTGGCCGGCGCGTCCTGGATCGCCGAGTACGGCGACCCGGACAAGCCGGAGGAGTGGGAGTACATCAGCGAATACTCGCCGTACCAGGTCGCGATGGCGGCCGGAGCCGCGCCTTCCGCGCCGGAGTATCCGCCGATCCTGCTGACCACCTCCACCCGCGACGACCGCGTGCACCCCGGGCATGCGCGAAAGATGGCCGCGCTCTTGGCGGAACAGGGCCGCACCGTCTGGTACCACGAGAACATCGAGGGCGGCCACGGCGGCGCGGCCGACAACAAGCAGTCGGCGTTCCAGGCCGCGCTGATCTACGAGTTCTTTATCCAGATGTTGTTCGAGGACAACAAGTCCCGCTGA
- a CDS encoding DUF6585 family protein, translating into MATPNTLEQETGETDDGRTVPLSQLIHLMAEYQKLGTHRQTYLPAPVSDTFVRACGIVVGCCVVLGVICVAVGAPAGGAAAGLLALVPAVPAAWRARSNRRHRAARLDLFDFGMTVYRSGEQIAGFRWETAQVKQRVIPFQNSAVTEYAFEMTGPGAHATFDDTLFCNGREWGKTIQSAITATQLPSAVTAIDNGEDVQFGDIALNLDTLVFRGQSYPWERIQLIDARSGLVRIKVDGRWISLAAVAAIPNFYIFNELAERLRVTDPI; encoded by the coding sequence ATGGCCACTCCGAACACCCTGGAGCAGGAAACGGGCGAGACCGACGACGGACGTACGGTACCGCTTTCGCAACTGATCCATCTGATGGCCGAGTACCAGAAGCTCGGCACGCACCGTCAGACCTACCTGCCCGCACCCGTGAGCGATACGTTCGTGCGCGCCTGCGGCATCGTGGTCGGCTGCTGCGTGGTGCTCGGGGTCATCTGCGTGGCGGTGGGCGCGCCCGCCGGTGGGGCCGCCGCCGGTCTGCTCGCGCTGGTGCCGGCCGTCCCCGCGGCATGGCGGGCCCGCAGCAACCGCCGGCATCGGGCCGCGCGCCTGGATCTGTTCGATTTCGGCATGACGGTCTACCGCTCCGGCGAGCAAATCGCCGGATTCCGCTGGGAGACCGCGCAGGTGAAGCAGCGCGTGATTCCGTTCCAGAACTCGGCGGTAACCGAGTACGCGTTCGAGATGACCGGGCCCGGCGCACACGCGACCTTCGACGACACCCTGTTCTGCAACGGCCGCGAGTGGGGCAAGACGATCCAGTCGGCGATCACCGCCACCCAGCTGCCGAGCGCCGTCACCGCCATCGACAACGGCGAGGACGTGCAGTTCGGCGATATCGCACTGAACCTGGACACGCTGGTGTTCCGCGGGCAGAGCTATCCATGGGAGCGCATCCAGTTGATCGACGCGCGCAGCGGGCTGGTACGGATCAAGGTCGACGGCCGCTGGATCTCACTGGCCGCGGTGGCGGCGATTCCGAACTTCTACATCTTCAACGAACTGGCGGAGCGGCTGCGGGTGACCGACCCGATCTGA
- a CDS encoding DUF885 family protein codes for MHFEIDRYLGMPGQAIAYKVGERVWAEGRAGARARHGAAFDLKSWHMAALDLGPMGLDLLRAELATL; via the coding sequence CTGCATTTCGAAATCGACCGCTACCTGGGCATGCCGGGTCAAGCCATCGCCTACAAGGTCGGCGAGCGCGTCTGGGCCGAAGGGCGGGCCGGTGCGCGGGCCCGGCACGGCGCGGCCTTCGACCTGAAGTCCTGGCACATGGCCGCCCTCGACCTCGGCCCGATGGGCCTGGACTTACTGCGAGCCGAACTGGCGACCCTCTGA
- a CDS encoding suppressor of fused domain protein: protein MSGRPGWDAIEGVLGELYGEVEPRRWHAEDPWAAGGTEPLECVNAYERSEPVPHWHYVSFGMSELYEKEWDNPAESGWGFEFTFRLARQEGELRAPHWPVTFLQNLARYVFQSGKRFEVGHTIKSSGPIAADRPDSLIHAVGFVPDPELGVLEAPFGRVEFRQMVGLTMTEYRATLGGKLLGLLGGMSDQLPMNITDMDRRSLIPEPKPQASWPRWGGGLRGRA, encoded by the coding sequence GTGAGTGGTAGACCCGGGTGGGATGCGATCGAGGGGGTGCTGGGCGAGCTATACGGCGAGGTCGAGCCGCGACGGTGGCATGCGGAGGATCCGTGGGCGGCCGGGGGGACGGAGCCGCTGGAGTGCGTGAACGCGTATGAACGCAGCGAGCCGGTGCCGCACTGGCACTACGTGAGCTTCGGGATGAGCGAGTTGTACGAGAAGGAATGGGACAACCCGGCGGAGTCCGGGTGGGGGTTCGAATTCACGTTCCGGTTGGCGCGACAGGAGGGGGAGCTCCGAGCGCCGCATTGGCCGGTGACCTTTCTGCAAAACCTGGCGCGGTACGTGTTCCAGTCGGGGAAGCGGTTCGAGGTGGGCCACACCATCAAGTCGAGCGGGCCGATCGCCGCGGACCGGCCGGATTCCCTGATCCACGCGGTCGGGTTCGTGCCGGACCCGGAACTGGGGGTCCTGGAGGCGCCCTTCGGACGGGTGGAGTTCCGCCAGATGGTCGGCCTGACGATGACCGAATACCGGGCCACGCTGGGCGGGAAGCTGCTCGGCCTGCTCGGCGGGATGTCCGACCAGCTGCCGATGAACATCACGGACATGGATCGGCGCTCACTGATCCCCGAGCCGAAACCACAGGCCAGTTGGCCGCGCTGGGGCGGCGGACTGCGCGGCCGCGCGTAG
- a CDS encoding TetR/AcrR family transcriptional regulator yields MSQDANTGRMYAGQPVEDRQRQRRARFLESGLTVFARDGYANSSVGAICKDAGLSSRQFYEEFTGRESLLLELYEQIDRESREAVTAALDKKAEAGALEIIDAAVRAYVESIGADPRKARVALVEVVGAGPKVEKFRLELRRVWGSLLAGAAEDAAMHGEIPTGDYEMRVLAIIGAVNYVVDSWSGADPRPPLDDVIRVLSRVIMGAVGA; encoded by the coding sequence ATGTCACAGGATGCGAATACGGGACGAATGTATGCCGGGCAACCCGTAGAGGACCGGCAACGTCAGCGGCGTGCGCGTTTTCTGGAGTCGGGCCTCACGGTCTTCGCGCGCGACGGCTACGCCAATAGTTCGGTGGGCGCTATCTGTAAAGACGCCGGGCTCTCCTCGCGGCAGTTCTACGAGGAGTTCACCGGCCGGGAATCGCTGCTACTCGAGCTCTACGAGCAGATCGATCGGGAGTCGCGCGAAGCGGTCACCGCCGCACTGGACAAGAAGGCCGAAGCCGGCGCCCTGGAGATCATCGACGCGGCGGTCCGCGCCTATGTCGAATCCATCGGCGCCGACCCGCGCAAGGCCCGGGTGGCGCTGGTGGAGGTGGTCGGCGCCGGCCCCAAGGTGGAGAAATTCCGGTTGGAGTTGCGCCGGGTCTGGGGTTCGCTGCTCGCCGGCGCCGCGGAGGATGCCGCCATGCACGGCGAGATCCCCACGGGCGACTACGAAATGCGCGTGCTGGCCATCATCGGCGCGGTCAACTACGTGGTCGACTCCTGGAGCGGCGCCGATCCGCGGCCGCCGCTGGACGATGTGATCCGGGTGCTCAGCCGAGTGATCATGGGAGCTGTCGGAGCGTAG